In Fischerella sp. PCC 9605, the genomic window GTAGGGTGCTGTACGTTTTTGGCTAGATGTAGAAATGATGCTGACAGAGAAACTTGAGCAACTAAAAGCCATATTTGCAGAAATGGAGCAGGCATTGATTGCTTACTCCGGTGGTGTTGATAGTACTTTAGTTGCTAAAATTGCCTATGATGTTTTGGGCGATCGCGCTTTAGCGGTGACAGCTGTTTCACCGAGTCTGTTACCAGAAGAATTAGAAGATGCCTCCCTGCAAGCAGCAACGATTGGGATTCCCCATAAAATCATCGAAACACATGAGATGGAAAATCCCAATTACACCTCCAACCCTGTCAACCGCTGTTATTTCTGTAAAAGTGAATTGCACGATACCCTCAAACCCTTAGCTGTAGAGATGGGTTATCCCTACGTAGTAGACGGAGTCAATGCTGATGATTTGCACGATTATCGCCCAGGAATTCAGGCGGCAAAAGAAAGAGGTGCGCGATCGCCATTAGCAGAAGTTGGTATCACTAAAGCAGAAGTCCGTCAACTGTCTCAACAACTCGGTTTATCTTGGTGGAATAAACCCGCCCAACCTTGTCTCAGTTCCCGTTTTCCCTACGGTGAAGAAATTACAGTTGCCAAGTTGCAGCGCGTAGGTAGAGCAGAAATTTACCTACGTAAATTGGGTTGGCAGAATTTGCGCGTACGTTCGGAAGGTGACACAGCCCGAATTGAATTGCCACCAGAACAAATTCAAAATTTTGTATTGAATACTGACATAAACTCAGTAGTTTCCACATTTCAAGAATTTGGTTTTATCTACGTAACCCTCGATTTAGAAGGATATCGTAGCGGCAAATTGAATCGGGTATTAAATCAAAAAACCTTAATTACCAATTAATTTATACAATAATTGCCGAGCAAAATTGCCCAACCATTTTAAAAGAGATGTTCCCCTGCGAAATTTTTGCACCAAAACTCTGCGCCCCTCTGCGTTTCAAACCATTACTCTTTTACGCAAAGCAGTCCTAAATCTTTTAGAACACAACCCACTAACTTTGTGTCAGAATTGGACATATGTTGTGCTCGGCATAACGACCTAACAATAAAAGCAATGATGGGAACGAGTAATCTCTAAGTCGGTGCAAGAGCGAGTCAGGGACGGTGTGAGCCTGATCATACGGTAGAGACGAAAATCCTCCCTGAGCTGCTCTCCGAAAAAAGCATTTCCAGGCGGACACACCAAATGCTTTGAGTAGACAGAGCCGCGCTCCGCGCGTTATAGCGGGTCGCTCTTCCCGGTTGGGAGTAGCGATAGAGTCTAGAGTCGTAAGGCTCTAGTGAAATTGGGTGGTACCGCGCTCACCTCAGCGTCCCAATGCAGAGGAATTATGAACCAGGATATGAATGCTGAACGTCCGGTTCGGATAGTCGCTCGTGAGTGCGGTCAACTATGTTTAGAGAAGTTCAACAAGCGGTTCGCTTTCCAGACTTAGAGCGAGAAATCATCGACTTTTGGAAAAAGCGCCATATTTTCCATAAGTCAGTAGACAAACAGGCTCCCAAAGGAAATTTTGTCTTCTATGAAGGCCCGCCAACTGCCAATGGCAAGCCGGGTGTGCATCATGTCATCTCCCGTGCTTACAAGGATCTGTTTCCCCGCTATAAAACCATGCAAGGGTACCGAGTCCAACGCAAAGGCGGATGGGATACGCATGGATTGCCCGTCGAGCTTGGTGTTGAAAAGAAGTTAGGCTTTACCAAAAAGTCTGACATTGAAGCTTTTGGTATCGCTAAATTCAATGAACTCTGCAAGCGATCGGTCTTTGAATACATCCAGGATTGGAATGCTCTAACTGAACGCATTGGCTACTGGCTCGACTTAGAAAATGCTTACATCACCTACTCCAACAGCTACATTGAATCCTGTTGGTGGTTGATGAAATCGCTGTGGGAACGCGGTCTTCTGTTTGAAGATTATCGCACCACCTGGCACTGTCCCCGCAACAATACCAGTCTCTCAGACCATGAAGTGGCGCAAGGGTATCGCGAGAATGTGGAAGATCCCTCCGTATACCCCAAATTCCCAGCCCACCTTACCCAACTGATAGAGCGCGACATTCTTGAATCTAGAGAACGTCCCGTATATATCTTGGCTTGGACTACGACACCGTGGACGCTCGCCGCGAATGTCGCCCTAGCGGTGAGAAGCGATGCAACCTATGGTCTATTTGAGGCTTCGGCTAGCGATCGCGAGCGGGATCGAAAAGACCTCTACATCCTAGCTTGCGATCGCGCTAACGATGTGTTCGGTGAAGGCAATTACCGGACACTGAAGACCTTTACTGGTGAAGCGTTGGTTGACCTAGGCTACGATCCCATCTTGCAAGGTCGCGTTCCAGAGGGGGAAGACCTTTCTAGGGGCTTCCGTGTGGTTATCGACGAGCAAGTCACCATTAGCGACGGGACAGGGGTTTTGCATATTGCGACCGCATATGGAGACCTTGAGCTAGGACGCAAGCACAACCTGCCAATGCTTTTCTCTGTTGATTTGTTGGGTAAGGTATATCCCGAAGTGAAGCCAGTCGATGCGCCTGAAAGTTCTTATACCGGAGTATTCTTTAAGGATGCCGATGAGCAAATTGCTCGGGATTTGCAAGAGTTGGGTTTGCTCTACCGAAAAACAACTATCCGACATACCTATCCCTTCAACTACCGCGATGGAACGCCGCTGATTAACTACGCCAAAAAAAGCTGGTACATCCGCACGACAGCAGTCAAAGACAAGCTGATTGAAAACAATAACAAAATCGCTTGGCATCCAGAATACATCCGGGATGGTCGATTCGGTAATTGGCTGTTGAACAACATTGATTGGGCACTCTCACGCGAACGGTATTGGGGCGCACCGTTACCCATCTGGGTTAGTGAAGATGAAAGCGAGTCTCTCTGTATTGGCAGTCTCAGAGAGTTAGAAGCGCTGGCGGGACGCGATCTGTCTGAGTTAGATTTGCATCGTCCTTACATCGACGAAATTACCTTTGAGAAGAACGGCAAGTGCTTCAAACGTGTTCCCTATACCATAGATGTCTGGTTTGAGTCAGGCGCAATGCCCTACGCACAGTGGCACTATCCCTTTGAGAATCAAAACATGCTGGCTGAAAGTTTCCCAGCAGACTATATTTGCGAGGCAATTGACCAGACGCGCGGTTGGTTTTACAGTCTGCACGCTTTGGCAACCCTACTCACAGATACTGGCAGTCTAGATCGAGAATCGGGTGCTTTGTCTCAGATCAAACAGGATTCTCCAGCCTTCAAAAACGCGATCGTACTCGAACACATTGTTGATGAAAAGGGCGAGAAGATGTCCAAGTCAAAGGGCAATGTAGTTGATCCTTGGACTGTATTAAATGCTCAAGGAGCAGACGCCCTACGCTGGTATCTCTATAGTTCTAGCCCTCCCGACAGTACCAAGCGCTTTTCGCAAGCATTGGTTGAAGACACCTTGCGCGACTTCTTGATGACACTTTGGAACACCTACAGTTTCCTAGTCCTCTACGCAAATCTTGACAAACCCGATTTGACTCGGGAAATTGCGGTGACAGAACGTCCTGCCATAGATCGCTGGTTAGTATCCAAAACCAATGCACTTGTGCGGGATGTCACAGACAAACTCGATGCCTACGATCCCACAACTGCTAGTCGAACGATCCGCGATTTTGTGGTGAACGACCTCTCAAACTGGTATGTGCGCCGCAATCGCCGCCGATTTTGGAAATCTACTAGCGATCGCGACAAACTCTCAGCATACAAGACCCTTTATGACTCCTTAGTGACAGTCGCTAAGCTAATGGCTCCAATGGCAACCTTTATCAGCGAACACATCTATCAAAACTTAGTGCTGAGTATCTTTCCGAACGAGCCAGAGTCAGTGCATTTAGCAAGCTGGCCTCAATGGGATGCTGCCTTGATTGACGAATCAGCAATGCGTGACATGAGTACGCTGATGCGAATTGTCGAGTTGGGACGTGCTACCCGCGCGATGGCTGGAGTGAAAACACGTCAACCCCTTCCGGAAATGTTAGTGCGGGTTCAGAGTGAGGCAGAACTTTTAGGATTGAAGTGCTTAGAAGACCAACTTAAAGAGGAACTCAACGTTAGATCGGTAACTTACCTAGATGTGACAGCAGATTTTGTAGATTACACCGTCAAACCCAATTTACCACTTCTGGGTAAGCGCCTTGGTAAAAAGTTACCCAAGTTGAGGAAAGCACTTGCAACCCTTGACACTCGTGAAATTGTCGATAACATCCGTGACGGGAAAGAAACTGCGATCGAACTGGATGGAGAACTCTATCACTTTGAACCGGAAGCATTTCTCATTGAAGCTCAAAGTCCAAAGAACTATGTAGCACTCGAAGAATACGGCTATTTAGTGGCGCTAAACACTCAACTCACAAAAGAATTGATTCAAGAAGGACTCGTTCGAGACGCCATCCGCCTACTACAAAATGCGCGGAAGCAGGCAGGTTTGGAAGTTTCCGAACGGATTGAATTGGGAGTGAAGACATCAGGAGATCTGTTAGAGTCCCTGAATGTACATCTCGAATTAGTGAAGAACGAAGTACTCGCTGTTGAGATTTACTTTGAAGAACTTGAGAACGCTTACTATCATCAGCAAATAGATGTCAATGGTACACCATTAATCATCAGCCTCAAGACTATAGAAATTATCTGACTCTTTGTGTCTTGGAGTCTTGGTGGTTCAAGATTTTTTTAACCACCAAGGCACAAAGACACCAAGTATTTTTTGGAAAGTGACTCTGTGAAGATTGGTTAGGTATCTTGTAAAACAGGTGCGATCGCTATAGGCGATTGTTAACAATACCTCATAAATTGAGAAAAGAACTGTTTGCAGAGGAAGTTCTCCATGAAGCGACGCTGGAAGTCACTATTCCTTGCCTTTAGTTGGGTAATGTTGGCATTAGGGACATCTATTGCGATTATCCTAACGCAGCCGATCGCACCCACTACTGCACAGGAACCCGCAGTTGCGATCGAAACTGATAAAAAACCCTCTTCACAACCAACTGAAACTACCAAGCCAGAGTCAGCAGCAGAACCCCCACCAACCCCTGAAGAAATCGCCCGTCAGCAAAAATTAATGGAAGCTGACAAGCTTTACTTGGCAGGAGATTACGCAGCTGCACAGAAAATATATCGCGAAGTCAAAAAACCATTTGCAAAAGTATCTGAGTTACCACAAATCAAACCTGCGATCGCAGATCCAGCCCAACTATCCCCAGGTGGTAAAGTATACTGGCGAGAGGCACAAGCAGGTATCATTAGTAAGCTCCAAACTAGAACTTTAGTTCCATTAGATCTGTTGGTTGAACAGTATCCAGAATTTATTCCTGGTCATATTAAATATGCTGAGATTCTGCAAAAATACGGTGATAATAAAAAAGCATTGAATGTTTTAGAGCGTGCTGCTACGCTTTATCCCAATCAGGCAGATTTAATCAAAGCAAAAGTTACAGCATTAGCAGACACTAAAAAATGGATGGAAGCATCCCTCGCCGCGCGGCAATTTGCGATTCTCAATCCTAACGATCCGCAAGCGACTGAGTTTAATAAACTGGCAGAAGAAAATCTCAAACGTTATAAATCTCATATCCGATCGGAAGTCAGAGGCAATACGATCGCTAATATTATCACTGGTGCTTTAGGATACGCGCTTACTGGTAGTCTTGTTGGCCCTTTTTCTGCCCTAGATTCCACCTTGATGCTGCTACAGGGTGAAAAAGCTGTGGGTGAGTCGGTAGCAAAACAGGCCAAAAAGCAACTGAAATTAGTTGAAGATCCGCAGGTTGTCGCATATGTCAATGAAATTGGACAGAAATTGGCGAAAGTCGGCGGAAGGGGTGAGTTTAAATACGAGTTTTTTGTGATTCCGGAAGAAAGCCTCAATGCCTTTGCGCTACCAGGGGGCAAAATCTTTGTCCATGCAGGGGCGATCGCTAAAACTAACTCCGAAGCAGAATTAGCTGGATTACTTGCTCATGAATTATCCCACGTATTGCTCTCCCACGGCTTTCAACTAGTTACGCAAGGGAACCTCATTGGTAATCTCACTCAGTATCTTCCCTTAGGTGGTACCCTCGGTCAATTATTTACATTTAGCTACAGCCGCGACATGGAACGTCAAGCAGATAATCTTGGTACACGCCTGATCGTGGCTAATGGTTACGCTGCCGATGGTTTGTATAACTTGATGATGACACTGGAAAAACAACAGAAATACTCTCCTCCCGCTTGGTTATCGTCTCACCCAGGTAGCGATGAACGAGTGGAATATCTGGAAGAATTAATTACGCGCAGCAATTACAATCGCTACGCCTATGAGGGAGTAACACGACACGCAGAAATACAAGCCAAGGCAAAACAGATTCTCAAAGAGGAAAAAGAACGGAAAGAAAAAAATACACGCGATCGCTGAATCAAAAATAATAAATCTTTCGTCACTAAAATTAGCAACTCCCAGACGCGCCATGGCGCGTCTCTACATCTCCCTCCCATGTGAGGATGATTTATGTCATCACGAACCCTAAAATTTCTTTTATTGAGCAGTCTCGGTTTATCCTTATTTGTGGGTAATTCCGCAGTTTTGGCACAAAATAGATCTGGTGATGTTGTCGTACCAACAGTACCAGATAACGGCACATCAAGCACAACCAGAAGCACAACCAGAACATCAACAACCACAAACGGTAGAACAACAAGCACAAACAATTCCTCAACAACAGTTACCAGTGCAACGCGGTTTGTTTGTGAGAATTACGACGGACAGTACACCGTGATGTACCAACCAGAAAGTCAACCAGGGCGGTACTTTCCTTGGGCAACTCCTAAGAGATTGGGTGGTGGTTGGGATGAATACAAACGCTGTGCAACAATTGCCCAGCGCTTGGAAACTTATCGTCCAGACGGCTTAATCGAACTCCGCACAGCCACAGAGAATGGATACAACACTCTCTGCGTGACTAGCGAGGCGAACCCGTCCTGTCGAATTGTACTGACAGTACCTCCTGGATACGACCCTTATAATGTACGCAATAGCGTTTTTCAAAATCTCATCGCCGCTGATAGTGGAGAGCAAACCATAGGCGTCAACACTTATACCAGTAGTAATAATGGTAGCGGAATCGAGCAGATATACAACATGGGTAGAACAATTTTGGGTGGTAGCAATAGCAATAATCGTACCACCAGCACATCTAAGAACCCAATCAACCTCAAACCTTTCCTAGATGCTAAAGATGGTGGCACTGGCAGCGAATTGAAGAAAGGCGTGGCAATTAGTCCTAAGTCTCAACCCCAGTCTAAGCCTGAATCTGCTACTCGTTTAAATCCCAATAAATTTCGCTAATAGTAGAGGCAGGTTTGAAAACCTGCCCCACTATGAGGGGTCTGACCCCCTAGCGTATTACTCAGCACTTTGCTTAAAATGATGCATCCGAATAACCGATAACACTAGCGCCAGGTTTTGCACCGTATTCACTGGCGCTTTTATTTTATCTACTCATTAAGCAAAAGTATAAACTAGAACCGTCAAAAATAATGAATTATCAATGATGAATTATGAAAAATTCATAATTCATCATTGATAATTCATAAATTTTCTCCTTTCATCTGTTTTGGGTAGTAAAGACAAACCACACAATCAAAACTGTGAAACCTAAGTAGCTCAACGTAGTTAGCCATTCCTGCCAGTTAGAAAAAATGTCGTTCATAAAGCCTTGCACTAGTGTGGGTTTAGCTTATTTTTGTGGCACTTCTTTGCCAAAGAGCGTGCGGTAGATTAATTGATAAATATCAGTATTATCCACAGTATTAGGTAGCAAAACTGCATTTAAGCCATGTGCTTTAGAAACAATAGACCCAGTAAAATCACCTAAACCAGCCCAGGCGATCGCAAAAGGAAAGCGTTTACCTTGTCGATCTGGCGCGGAAACAAAGGGCAAAGTTGCAGTTCCTTCCTTACCATCCCAAGGTGCGCCATTCTCACCTTTTTCCGGCAAAGGTTTATCTAACGGAAAATCTGCCTCTGTCACTCCCACTACTTCCAACCCTCCCGCATCGCTATCTGCGGCTGTCACCATTAGAATATTTGGGTTTTTCTCAATAAATTTCATCGCCACACCCACAGCATCGTCTGCGTGTTTAACTGCTTCAATACAACCAGCAGCATGATTAAAATTGCAGAAGTTATCGCTACCTTCTTCTTCCAAAACGATAAAGAAACCATTTGAATTCTGCGAGACAATTTTTAACGTTGCTTCTAGCATCTCGGCAACTGTTGGTGCAGTGGGAACGTACAAGGGCAAATTCTGCTTTTTCAATTCCTCTTCCGGTGCGTCGTTATAAGTGTCATCAGCAGCAAAAATGCCCAGCACTTTCTTAGTATTTGCTGGCAACTTCAGGAGTTCATCACGAGTATAAACTACGGTGTAACCTTTACTTTTAGCTTCTTCTATCAGATTTATACCATCTTGGCGTTGACTTTGTTCGGCGGTGGCGTGTCTTCCTGCTGTCCCTTTCGGAAGATACCACATCTCTCCACCCCCCATAATTACATCCACCCCAGACAGAACAATTTGCTTGGTGATTTCTGCAAATTGGCGGCGATTTCCTGCTTTGGCTACAAATGCCCCCGTTCCCGGTTCATGAATCATGCCAGAATTGATGATAGCCGTTCCTTTACGAGCCGCGATCGCTTCTTCCATAATCGTCTTTGATTGACCAGAAAATGCCACCACTGGTTGAAAAGATTCATCCAAACCAAAGGAATCTGCATTCACCTTCACTCCCGTAGCATGAGTCACCGCACCAGCGTTAGAAGTGGCGGTGAGTTGGTTTTTCATATGTCCCAAGTAAACAGCAAGGTTCGACATCTTATCCCAGTTGAGTCTACCATCGGGGCCAAGGTAGAGCATCCGCGCCGCACCCCAGTGGGATGCACTTGTACCATCGGGATGAATAAATATGACATTACCTTGGCGTGAGTTGGTGTTACCCGGGTTTTGTGAGGTACAGGCTAGTATAGCTACTAGGACAGTAACCGCGATAACAATAACTTTAGTATTAAATTTCTTGAGCATTTTTGGATTTAACACAAAGATAATGGTCAATTTTCCATGTCTACAATTAAAGAAAAGTTAAGAAAAAACGCTTGGGCTGGTGCGATCGCCCAACCCGCCCAAGAATTTCCTGCTACTCCCCTACCTGTTATCTCTGGGCAAATACCCCCCGGTTTACGCGGCACACTTTACCGCAATGGCCCCGCACGCTTAGAACGCGGTGGTATGCATATGGGACACTGGTTTGATGGAGATGGTGCGATTCTGGCAGTTCATTTTACTGATACAGGGGCTACAGGCGTTTATCGCTTCGTGCAAACCGCTGGTTACAAAGAAGAAGCAGCAGCCAATCAACTGCTGTACGGTAACTATGGCATGACTGCACCGGGGGCAATTTGGAATAAATGGTTTAAACCAGTCAAGAATGTTGCTAACACCAGCGTACTAGCACTCCCAGATAAACTCTTAGCACTGTGGGAAGGCGGTAAACCCTATGCCCTCGATTTGCAAAATCTGGAAACTTGGGGCGAAGATGATTTAGGAGGATTAACTGACGGCTTAGCTTATTCCGCGCACTACAAACGCGATCCGCAGACAGGAGAGATTTTTAACTTTGGCATTGCTCTCGGTTTCAGTCCCACCTTGTATATTTACAAAAGCGATACCACTGGCAAAATAGTACAAAAAGCAGCACATAAACTTGATGGCTTACCACTAGTGCATGATTTTGTCTTGGCAGGACAATATCTAGTATTTTGCATTCCTCCAGTGCGGCTGAATTTGCTTCCGGCTTTGACTGGGTTTAGTTCTTTCAGCGATGCTATGGCATGGCAACCCAGCAAGGGAACGCAAATTTTAGTCATTGACCGCCAAACCTTGAATTTGGTCAGCCGTGGGGAAACAGAACCTTGGTTTCAGTGGCATTTTGGCAACGGTTACGTCGATGCTAGCGGTACGGTAATTGTAGATATTGCCCGCTATGAAGACTTTCAAACAAACCAGTACCTCAAGGAAGTAGGGTTTGGTGAAACTCACACTGCTGCTAAGAGTACGCTATCACGAATACATATAAATCCTCAAACTGGTGAAGTCACAAACATTCAGCAAATACTAGACCGCCATTGTGAGTTTCCCAGCGTACCACCTCAAAACGTGGGACAAGCTTTTAGATACACTTATATGTCGAGTTTCCGGCAAGGGACAGATATTAGTCGAGAATTATTAAATGCGATCGCCTGCTACGACTACCAAACCGAAACTCTCACCGAAGCAGACTTGGGCGAAAACCGCTATGCTTCTGAACCAATTTATGCCCCAGATGCTGAAAACCCAGAAAAAGCTTGGGTGATAACAGTTGTGTACGATGGTAATTCCCATCGCAGTGAAGTTTGGGTATTTGACGCGCTTAGGTTAAACGAAGAACCTGTGTGTAAACTCGAATTACCTAGCGTGATTCCTCCTAGTTTCCACGGCACTTGGAAACCTGCTTGACACTCGTTCTCGAATTTTAGTCAGTAGAGTGCGATCTGAGTTGAGTTATTTTTACCTTTGTGTCTTTGTGTCTTGGTGGTGAAAAAATCTTTTTTAAACCACAAAGACACTAAGACACCAAGAAGAACAATACTTTGCCCATCAAACTGGATGAAAGTAGAAGGCAGCCCCTAGGATAGCGTAGGTTGCTAGCAGCAGCATTCCTTCCAGCCAGTTAGAACGACCATCCAAACTAATCAGGTTGGCAATGACCACGGCGATGATGACTGCTATCACCTCAAACATGTTAAAGTTCAAATCCATTGGTTGTCCAATCACCTGCCCTACTAGCACTAGGATGGGTGCAACCAGCAAGGCAACCAGTAGACTTGACCCCATTGCCACAGAGACAGACAAATCCATATTGTTTTTGATCGCCACTCGGACGGCGGTGACGTATTCGGCTGCACCACCAACCAGTGGTAACAAAATTACCCCGGTAAACAGAGGTGTGAGTCCTAATCCCTTGGTTGCTTCTTCGACCGCACCAACAAAAATCTCGGACACAAACGCTATACCAATCGTTGCTACAAGCAAG contains:
- the larE gene encoding ATP-dependent sacrificial sulfur transferase LarE encodes the protein MMLTEKLEQLKAIFAEMEQALIAYSGGVDSTLVAKIAYDVLGDRALAVTAVSPSLLPEELEDASLQAATIGIPHKIIETHEMENPNYTSNPVNRCYFCKSELHDTLKPLAVEMGYPYVVDGVNADDLHDYRPGIQAAKERGARSPLAEVGITKAEVRQLSQQLGLSWWNKPAQPCLSSRFPYGEEITVAKLQRVGRAEIYLRKLGWQNLRVRSEGDTARIELPPEQIQNFVLNTDINSVVSTFQEFGFIYVTLDLEGYRSGKLNRVLNQKTLITN
- the ileS gene encoding isoleucine--tRNA ligase; protein product: MFREVQQAVRFPDLEREIIDFWKKRHIFHKSVDKQAPKGNFVFYEGPPTANGKPGVHHVISRAYKDLFPRYKTMQGYRVQRKGGWDTHGLPVELGVEKKLGFTKKSDIEAFGIAKFNELCKRSVFEYIQDWNALTERIGYWLDLENAYITYSNSYIESCWWLMKSLWERGLLFEDYRTTWHCPRNNTSLSDHEVAQGYRENVEDPSVYPKFPAHLTQLIERDILESRERPVYILAWTTTPWTLAANVALAVRSDATYGLFEASASDRERDRKDLYILACDRANDVFGEGNYRTLKTFTGEALVDLGYDPILQGRVPEGEDLSRGFRVVIDEQVTISDGTGVLHIATAYGDLELGRKHNLPMLFSVDLLGKVYPEVKPVDAPESSYTGVFFKDADEQIARDLQELGLLYRKTTIRHTYPFNYRDGTPLINYAKKSWYIRTTAVKDKLIENNNKIAWHPEYIRDGRFGNWLLNNIDWALSRERYWGAPLPIWVSEDESESLCIGSLRELEALAGRDLSELDLHRPYIDEITFEKNGKCFKRVPYTIDVWFESGAMPYAQWHYPFENQNMLAESFPADYICEAIDQTRGWFYSLHALATLLTDTGSLDRESGALSQIKQDSPAFKNAIVLEHIVDEKGEKMSKSKGNVVDPWTVLNAQGADALRWYLYSSSPPDSTKRFSQALVEDTLRDFLMTLWNTYSFLVLYANLDKPDLTREIAVTERPAIDRWLVSKTNALVRDVTDKLDAYDPTTASRTIRDFVVNDLSNWYVRRNRRRFWKSTSDRDKLSAYKTLYDSLVTVAKLMAPMATFISEHIYQNLVLSIFPNEPESVHLASWPQWDAALIDESAMRDMSTLMRIVELGRATRAMAGVKTRQPLPEMLVRVQSEAELLGLKCLEDQLKEELNVRSVTYLDVTADFVDYTVKPNLPLLGKRLGKKLPKLRKALATLDTREIVDNIRDGKETAIELDGELYHFEPEAFLIEAQSPKNYVALEEYGYLVALNTQLTKELIQEGLVRDAIRLLQNARKQAGLEVSERIELGVKTSGDLLESLNVHLELVKNEVLAVEIYFEELENAYYHQQIDVNGTPLIISLKTIEII
- a CDS encoding M48 family metallopeptidase, which produces MKRRWKSLFLAFSWVMLALGTSIAIILTQPIAPTTAQEPAVAIETDKKPSSQPTETTKPESAAEPPPTPEEIARQQKLMEADKLYLAGDYAAAQKIYREVKKPFAKVSELPQIKPAIADPAQLSPGGKVYWREAQAGIISKLQTRTLVPLDLLVEQYPEFIPGHIKYAEILQKYGDNKKALNVLERAATLYPNQADLIKAKVTALADTKKWMEASLAARQFAILNPNDPQATEFNKLAEENLKRYKSHIRSEVRGNTIANIITGALGYALTGSLVGPFSALDSTLMLLQGEKAVGESVAKQAKKQLKLVEDPQVVAYVNEIGQKLAKVGGRGEFKYEFFVIPEESLNAFALPGGKIFVHAGAIAKTNSEAELAGLLAHELSHVLLSHGFQLVTQGNLIGNLTQYLPLGGTLGQLFTFSYSRDMERQADNLGTRLIVANGYAADGLYNLMMTLEKQQKYSPPAWLSSHPGSDERVEYLEELITRSNYNRYAYEGVTRHAEIQAKAKQILKEEKERKEKNTRDR
- a CDS encoding COP23 domain-containing protein, with amino-acid sequence MSSRTLKFLLLSSLGLSLFVGNSAVLAQNRSGDVVVPTVPDNGTSSTTRSTTRTSTTTNGRTTSTNNSSTTVTSATRFVCENYDGQYTVMYQPESQPGRYFPWATPKRLGGGWDEYKRCATIAQRLETYRPDGLIELRTATENGYNTLCVTSEANPSCRIVLTVPPGYDPYNVRNSVFQNLIAADSGEQTIGVNTYTSSNNGSGIEQIYNMGRTILGGSNSNNRTTSTSKNPINLKPFLDAKDGGTGSELKKGVAISPKSQPQSKPESATRLNPNKFR
- a CDS encoding alkaline phosphatase, which codes for MLKKFNTKVIVIAVTVLVAILACTSQNPGNTNSRQGNVIFIHPDGTSASHWGAARMLYLGPDGRLNWDKMSNLAVYLGHMKNQLTATSNAGAVTHATGVKVNADSFGLDESFQPVVAFSGQSKTIMEEAIAARKGTAIINSGMIHEPGTGAFVAKAGNRRQFAEITKQIVLSGVDVIMGGGEMWYLPKGTAGRHATAEQSQRQDGINLIEEAKSKGYTVVYTRDELLKLPANTKKVLGIFAADDTYNDAPEEELKKQNLPLYVPTAPTVAEMLEATLKIVSQNSNGFFIVLEEEGSDNFCNFNHAAGCIEAVKHADDAVGVAMKFIEKNPNILMVTAADSDAGGLEVVGVTEADFPLDKPLPEKGENGAPWDGKEGTATLPFVSAPDRQGKRFPFAIAWAGLGDFTGSIVSKAHGLNAVLLPNTVDNTDIYQLIYRTLFGKEVPQK
- a CDS encoding carotenoid oxygenase family protein → MSTIKEKLRKNAWAGAIAQPAQEFPATPLPVISGQIPPGLRGTLYRNGPARLERGGMHMGHWFDGDGAILAVHFTDTGATGVYRFVQTAGYKEEAAANQLLYGNYGMTAPGAIWNKWFKPVKNVANTSVLALPDKLLALWEGGKPYALDLQNLETWGEDDLGGLTDGLAYSAHYKRDPQTGEIFNFGIALGFSPTLYIYKSDTTGKIVQKAAHKLDGLPLVHDFVLAGQYLVFCIPPVRLNLLPALTGFSSFSDAMAWQPSKGTQILVIDRQTLNLVSRGETEPWFQWHFGNGYVDASGTVIVDIARYEDFQTNQYLKEVGFGETHTAAKSTLSRIHINPQTGEVTNIQQILDRHCEFPSVPPQNVGQAFRYTYMSSFRQGTDISRELLNAIACYDYQTETLTEADLGENRYASEPIYAPDAENPEKAWVITVVYDGNSHRSEVWVFDALRLNEEPVCKLELPSVIPPSFHGTWKPA